aaaataaaagctcagcaatgcactctcaaaattaacaacacaaacagatcttttctaataaaatcgatcttcttaacatattaaacacttggggcagaacaaCGGTCATGCTGTGCCTCCTCAAAAACAGTTGAATATAGAGATTGAAGGGGAATGTTATCATGGTATTCATCGTGATCATATAATCACTTAATCTGAACTCTGTTTGGTTAATCAATGAGCTGTTTGgtgttttctttaaatttaaTATGATTTGACCGGAGAATGGGCAACAGGTAAGTTATCCATAACTTCCACACATGCCAAGTATTTTTGAATGTGGTTGTACTTTTATGACTATGTTTGGAAGAAATAGTCTGTGGAGACACTTCCATATTGTGATATCGTCACTGCCTCACAGTCAGAATTAATATAAGTCAAAACTCCAGGTCACACAACACAACTGCAGGGTTGCTACTCCCTATGGCGCAAGAAGGGTTTGCCATAAATGCTTTGTTGTGGGCCTTAGATGGATTCTTGCCAAAGTCTGCAAGTTCCTGTGTGTGAaggcgtgtgtatgtgtgacttGTAATTGGTGATgtctgtaattttctttttagattatctctaaCAGTGGAGacgcacctatgatgaaaatttcagacccctccatgatttctcagtggaagaacttgcaatacagcagggttttcaaatacttattttctttactgtaaagCACCCAGAGAGCACTTTGGGGTATCAgcatcttgctcaaggacaccgcAGCCGTGAGTCCGGCGAATGTTTGCGGATGGTCCTGTTGGGATCTTGAACCGAGCTCTCTCACTGAGGCAGGCGATGCTCTCAGAATGGGGACACAGCTTACAAATGAAGATGGACTCGATTCTTTTCCTGTGATATGTTCCAGAGAGTGCACACGAGGCGGCTTCTGCAACTTCATGCACCTGAAACCGATATCCAGGGAACTCCGACGAGAGTTGTATGGACGACGCAGAAAAAGGTTCAAACACCCCGTTTGGGTTTTGCAAATCAGTtggtttgattttctttttcttttttttcttcagatttttATTACATTCTTTTTGTCCACCAACAGGCAACGTTCTCGCTCACGTTCTCGAGAAAGACGCTCCCGCTCGAAGGATCGGCGGCGGGACCGTGAGAGACGGAGGTCAAGAGATCGAGAACGCTCTGGACGCTTCTGAAGGCGTACGACAGAACAATCTACCGAAATCCGTCTGTGGGGGCAAAAAACCCTGTCAGTGAAAACAGTTTAGACTCTTGGTGAATTATTAGTGTTTTTCTTTGATCCCTTTTTTATGAACAGCAAGTCGCTTTCTCAATAAAACAATTTGTTACTCTGCATTGTTTACTTCAGAAAACAATCCCTTcattcttgggggggggggatgaaaagaTGCACATGTGCTACATTCCATAATGTGGGAAATTAAATACTAATGACATGGTTgatttggtgtttttttgtgtgaaaacattccacaagtaAATTAGATTTACTttaacactgttaaagtttgtttgtaaagggttttttaattttctgatgagattaattcacttgaacaaagttttatggttgttgttcagtctGTGCTTCACCTTTGTAGgccaacagttttttttgcaaaaaagcaaTCTAAATAtattcccaaacttcatcagtggatatgcaagaaaacacattttctgtgaaatttttgatgaatttcacacTACataactctgcaaattgaatttgactttcaaatgtgaggaaatgttaacattttctggatgtcgcagagacaacaaatgaacgttGAGCATTTTCCCATAGTGAGTCCATATTTCCAAAAGTATCTAgtaattgacttaaaatgtaacgtttttatgacaaaaaaaatacgtttagtttttgctatgttaagatgATAGTGCTTCTCAGCATGTTTTAGGAAAAGTTAAAATCACGGAAATCGGGCtgtaggtaatatgcaaggtttcttggtagtcacggtgtttgATGTCTTTCCTtcgcacttagccttttttgacttaccaagtcgaattaaaaatccttcatgttaccagaactgaaacgACCAGTTTTAAATtgacatgccaaactttgagaaaaaaaacccgccataatccaacctgtatgTCGTGTCTTTCACACTTTTGTGATGGGAATACCAAGATGGCGGTCAACTGGGTTCAACCAATCGATACatcgctcgatgtgtatgctcTATCcaggtattttttaaatttttttttttttttttttttttagctcagtcGTCTCGGGCATCTGCCAATAAACAGTGGGCGGGGACTGCGTGGGCTCATCGGTTTCGAGAAGCGCCCAGCTCGTGATTGGCGCAGGAGCTGGCGCAGCCTCCGTCACTACAGCCAATGACGGTACCATGAAGAGACGCTAGCAGCTGCAAGGCGGAAGTTGTGCAGTGTGACCTCGCAGCTTCTCGGTTCGCTCACCACATTTCCGATCTTCATCAGGGCCACGTCGCGCTGAACAGGTGAGGGACAAGCCAGCTATGCCAAGGCCCGCGGACAAAAAGGTAAAGTGTGAAGTGGAGCTTCTTCGGTTGTGATGGGTGCTTCAGTGGACTTCCGCGCACTTCACCTGCCTGCGTGTTATTCTTTTGAAAGCAGACAATTGCTGGCTAAATTCGGGTTTCGGTAAAATGTCGCCACAACGTTTAGAATTTGCTGTAGTTTACCTTGCGAGGAAACTGAAGCTaacctgcgtgtgtgtgcgcttttACTTTTGGACATCGGTTGGAGCTGCTTTTGTTGATATGATGCAACATTGCAGCACCAGCATGGTCTTGATTTTCTTGCCCACAGGATCGACTTCCAAGCACGTCGTGGTTTGCAgctctttgtgtttgttttgtttgctttgcatTCCTGCTGCTCACATTTGTGCGCTTTGTTGCGGCCCAGTGATGCCGATTTTTGCTGACAGTCCAGACAGcgctttttcttctctttcttttgttgtacaaatgaaaataagcaCTAAGTCAATATTTGAATTTTGGTGATTATGCCACAGAAGACTAAAGATGCATGACCTCTATATAGAAGAGTTGAATGTGAATTAATATGTTCATCTGGTTGGGCTTGCTTGGAGCCTTTAATCCGAAGTGATACGCATATGAATCGGATTTCCCCGGGTGAAAGATTGACATCGGAAGGCTTACTTTCAGTTCTTATAGTAGCTCTGGTTTTCCACGTGTCGCAGTTGAAATGAGCAGCTTGCCTCGCACTCACTCTTTAAACACTCGAACGCAACTGTATGTGAAAACGGTAGGATGTTTGAGAAAATCAATAAGCTCaagcatggggaaaaaatagatatataacCTGGCATTTGTAAAATACAACCCCGAACATCCCAGTTTATGAAAGTaataaacatgatttttttatttcctccccTGTAATGCTGGTATCTGAATTCACGTTAAAAATTCTGTTTGgtcatagatttaaaaaaaaaaagacatccataTTAGAACACATTTACCTTCTTATTGCAGACCATTTCAGAGTTTATAGTGAAATTCCATTAACACacaaatgcttataatatctcaacattatcatttatgatatatgacaatttgaaatgttgtgacatattttcacaagaatcgcgGATTTTGAGAccaatgatttgccttcgcgggccacataaaatcaggtggCGGGTCAGatctgagtttgacacctgtgatataTGTCCTACTGATCAAAAGTTAATGTGTGCGTCCAAAAATAACTGACTTGCAGGTGAACCACAAGCTTTGATTGAAAGTGACTTTTGATCTTCCCTTAGACTTGTTTTCAAGTCACGGGTAAGGAAGGTTGATGTAGGGTCGGTGATAATGTAAATTAGTTATTCCCATTGAATGGCTCACTCGCAgctttttgaaaataagattgactaggttttttttttgttttcatgtatgAAAGGCAGGAAGAGAcccaactatttgtatacaaCCCAGCAAAAAGTCTACTTTCCATTTTagatcaaataaatgaatgtgtTCAACAGTTAATATGTGCTGGGAAAGAAAACAAGAACATCAACTAGTTGTTGATGTTGTGTTTGCTTTCAGTCTGGATTTAATGATTGTTGCCGTGATTGGGCATGAATGGTTACCAAGGTGTTGACGGAGCTTTCGACGATTGCCCAATACTCTCTAACGAGAAACAAATGGTCCACATGCTTTCTTCAGTGAATATTTAAAAGGTTGCTGAACTGATCCCTCCTGAGTGTTTGTGGAAATTttaaaaggacatttttttttttggatgttggatgtcatttttctttttgtttttaatgaaggaAACCATGCCGTCCGTTCCCTTGTCCAACGAGAGTGCTGTCAAAGGCCCCATCTGCTCCCACGCTGCTATGATGCTCCAACACGCCAACGGCGAAGTCAAACTGCGCGAGGCTTCGGACCTGCCCAACGGGGTTGACGTCGCGCTCGCGGCAGATGACGACACGGAGCGGAACGCCGTCACTGCCAGGAAATGGATCCGTCCTGACCTGCCGAGCCGCTGCAAGTGGAGGCTGGGAGCTTCGCAAGTGGAATCTCCTCATGCTCAAGTTCCGAGGTGACTTGGGACATGTGCACAGACCCTGTTAGTTTTTCATACTGAAAACCCCCAATTGGTTTGGAAGAAAAATTAATCAGCAAACTAAATGCCGTTGTCAGTAGTGTCTGATTATTATAATGTATGTTTCCtctgaccatttttttgtttattcttctgCTGACAGAACGACTGCGCCCACCATTCTTCCCAACATTTTGTACAGGATCGGTGACACTCCCATGGTGCGGATCAACAAAATCCCCAAAGCGTTTGGACTCAAATGCGAAATACGTGAGTACCCGCACACACGAGCCGAGAGTCAAACTCCGATGTCAAAGGGGTTAACGCTCAATTTTCAGTCCCGCCCGAAGATGCCGTTGTGTTTTAAGAAGTTGGCTATCGCTTTATGGTTCGTATCTGAATTACAAATTCTTTGTAAGCCACCAACTTACTGTTCTAAATGGATTTCACACCAAGTTCAGTTTGGCACATTCATGCTTCAATGCTTAACTACCATTTTTAAATGCCACATCGACCCTTACTGTAAAGTGCTGTAAAAATAACCATCATGTATGTTCTAAACTCTTATGTAAAAAGATTAATTGTGACGTATGAGTCCCACAGCTAATTTACATATTAAATACTGATGTGCAAAAATAGGAAACGTCTGCTTATTCACAAGTGTTTAAAATTAacactaaaattaaaattgctACGTAAAAACTTTGGCATGTCGATTTGACACAAAATCTATAGGGGGGGTGGAGTATAATACAAACAGACAAGACAAACAAAGAACTGTTTTGCTAATGACTCAGCAATCTGCTGAAATATTTGACAATTTTGCaaaattttttccaaatttttgaAATTTCAGGCTCTCAGCAGTAAATCTGCTCGGACTCCTTATtcctccaaaacaaaacattagcaaacatctgctttgactttgaaaaataatgaacGTTTTTGCCGCTTCTCTGATATTTTACGGGCTAAACCAGTCACTGAATTATCAGTTTGTGTGTGAACTTTCTGCactttaattttgaaataatgttccatttttcttagatcaatcaaaagtctttattgtCATAATTTGACTGCATAGAATGAGATGACAAGCGCTACTCCACAAGGTGCTTgagcaaatataaataaaatgtgatagaaaacaaattaaatgtgaaataaagtGACTCCTCGTGTCCAGGTAATGGTAAGATTATGATCCATTTTTCACCCATTCATCGATTAATCAACAGAATTAATAAATTGTATCAGATTATCAAATTCATCATGAGATGCTGGCCTGTCTGAGTTTTGTTGTAATGATGTTGACTTGTAACTGGAGTCGTTCCTACCGCAAGGCACCGCTGTAAATGTGTCATGTAGAAAGTTGCAGGACAAGCTGTTAATGTTCTTCCTTCCTCGGTGGCGTCAACGTAGTGGCCAAGTGCGAGTTTTTCAATGCCGGCGGCAGCGTCAAAGACAGGATCAGTCTGCGAATGGTGGAGGACGCAGAGAAGGCGGGCGTCCTCAAGCCGGGAGACACCATAATCGAGCCCACCTCCGGCAACACCGGTAATCAAGGGAGGCGGGCCGGCGCACGCGTTTGTGCTCACAAGTGCCCATGTTGCTATGACCAAAAGGTATTTTAATGGGCTGCAAGCCGAAGTCTTGTAAATGTTGTGTGCTTGTGTCGAGGTATCGGATTGGCTCTGGCTGCGGCAGTCAAAGGCTACCGCTGCATCATCGTCATGCCCGAGAAAATGAGTATGGAAAAGGTGAATTTTGTCGTGCTGTCGTAGTGACGTCCTTCCCTTCACATTCTTCAGAAGACCTCTTCCCCCACGCAGGTCGATGTGCTGAGATCACTCGGAGCCGAGATCGTTCGCACACCTACCAGCGCTCGCTTCGACTCCCCAGAATCTCACGTGGGAGTTGCCTGGCGCCTGAAGAACGAAATTCCCAACTCGCACATCCTGGACCAGTACCGCAACCCCAGCAACCCTCTGGCTCACTACGACACCACAGCTGAAGAGATCTTGGAGCAGTGCGACGGTACAGGACATCTGTGCGGTGTTAAGAAATGGCAAAATTCGTTAGCGTGTTAGCACCAGCAAGGGCACGTTGACGCTTTTCTTTCTCACCTCACCAGGTAAACTGGACATGCTAGTGGCAGGAGCTGGCACTGGAGGCACCGTTACGGGCATTGCCCGCAAACTAAAGGAACGTTGCCCCAACATCAAGGTAAGTTGTTACCAGAGATCACAATGAAGATGaaggccttttttttgtgtttatttaccACTCCAGGGCAATTGCTACAAATTCAAGGCCTACACTCATAAACATATCACTGTTTAGTTTTTTCCCCGAGTCAGTGTTTGCCACATGGAAAAATTCCAATTGTCAAGCCTCTGTCCTTTTATTAGCATGAACTTTTTGAAAGCCACTCAGCGGAGCAAaagcatacagtatttatttggaCAAAATGTCTGCAGTTAGCGGTTGGAGCTAAACTTGGCTCTCAAGCTTGCAAGAAGATATGAATATGTGCCACTTCAACTCAATTTCCTTCCACGAGAGAGAGATTGACCTTATTTTCCTTTGGGGTTGTCCCGTTGGGGATGGGTAGAGCGTTTCCTCCTTTACCATGTCAACCTCTTCTTCCGTCCTCCTCGCTAACATCAACAGCCCTCATAGCGGCTTCACTGCACTTCTGAACTGAATTATGTGTTCGTATTACCCAGCATCCACCTACAATATTTTGCAAGTTGTAGTTTACCTTTTGCCAGCAGTCATCCTGGTTCTATtctgaccctgaacaggatttGGTTGGATagttggacatgtccaaaagcATCTTCTTCCGTAAACATTGCACAGCACTATCTGTCCCACTTATATATTAAACAACCTACTTAGAAGAATACAGATGTACGAGGTGTGAGCCGTCAGGTGAGAATAAGTTGGTTGACATTTTTCCTGTAGATTATTGGTGTCGACCCTTTAGGGTCTTGCCTGGCTGAGCCAGAAGAAATTAACAAGACTGACAAGACCCAGTACGAGGTGGAGGGCATCGGCTATGACTTCATTCCCACAGTACTCGACAGATCAGTAAGCAGCACCGGCCTTGGCTTCCTTGTGACTTTGCAGTCAGCACTAATGTCTTCATTTGGTGGCGTTAGGTTATTGATAGCTGGTACAAGTCCGACGATGAGGAGTCCTTCAATATGGCACGTATGCTGATCAGAGACGAGGGCCTGCTGTGTGGTAAGCGCTTGCACCAGTCAACCAGAAacgtacttaaaggtcaagtgtcatgaaatggatgatttttagttcgtcattaatgaaaaaacggtagccggtatggacccatctgttttttcaccacaaaacatgattttcctctcgagggattttttttttgacaagtagcaggaagtgacgttggaggcagtagcgcgctcaagcgaaCTCATTTCTTTCAATTAGTTTTAcatgcaggaaggtagctcgttattccttcgtgttagccaaaatgccagctcgttgcattgctggatattgctcgaacactcgggaggatggattcgctctccaaaagatccggttcgtcatgaaaaatggattgcaaatgacaggtaggtgtgtatacagctactaaaaaaaaaaacaatagttggggggcggggcgtaatccgtaaatcagggggtgctaaatatgtcaatgtgcgcatcggaagacttccgtgcagcagccactGAAGGACGCCCTCCGCAGGTcttgtgaatcgccaccggCCATGTCGACAAGGCCAAGCCAGCTGCCGGCCTTGTCGGTCGGggtggttgtggtggtggtgccgGGCCGCGGggactcatctccgccgtggaagtggatcgggtggggaggcggtttggccgcggcgtcatcGTCGCtcacgggcggcgttgtttttatcaccccCATGCAGAGGTGAAtgggacggggaggtggtttagcCATGATCTGCATATCCTCTAAGAATGGGTCGAAACGATAGCGTAGTATTgcctcggtcacttcactcggttgtgagatgttctcttcttcgaaaagagcttccgtgtctgaaggggcatgtcccatagtaggggccacagcgtcttttcaatggcgaatgtccagggtgacgtcacggacagtagatacacccaatatggcgaccacttggatgtcaaatgacacttccacaactttgggcatggatgacgcctctccgctcatatttatttttttgtatagacattgaagtaaataatgttatatgtatttttcatttcaatatcttattttagaatgtttatagggatgacacttgacctttaagtaactGTAAATCTATCAGATAATATATCAAGACGTAAATTTGTGAACTTTTCAATCCTATATTAATTGATTGAGGTCTACCTGTATGTTACACTGGCAGTGAAAGtatttttgtgtgaaacagGGGGGAGCTCTGGCACCGCCATGGCAGCTGCTGTCAATGTTGCCAAAGAGTTGAAAGAGGGGCAGCGCTGTGTGGTCATCCTTCCAGACTCCGTCCGAAATTACATGTAAGGGACGGTCATGTTCGAAAACGGGCCGCTACGGTGGGTTTTGCGGTATGGAGTGCTCCCAAAGAGTAAGAAGGGGCTTAAATATGTGTAGGCTTGGCCTTCGGGTATTCTCTGTCCAAAATCCTCCACATTACCATCCTCATTTAATGATTGACACGCCTCTAAGGGACCTTATTTCATTGGCCTTTCACTgtagttttgatttttaaatgtttatttgttttgtgtggGCTGACGTAGTTGTTTGTACACTTGTAATGGGCGTATTACAAGGATTTCAAGCACCAATTGACAAGGTATATTTGATCTGTATGTTTTCATTGCATTCAAATTTTGATGTGTATCAGATATTTAACCACACttggattattttttctttacactCCAATGAAGCAATCTGAGCTGTGCCACTTGACCGCCTAATAATTAATATTGTGTAACATGAACCATGAAGTTATTGACAGATGATCTGTCAAGTTCACCTTCCCTGTGACTCTGAACAGGATCattaatatagaaaatggatggatcgagcTGTAATCATAAGGACCCAGAAGTGTTTTCACTAATATATCGAGCCAACTTCAGAGAATGACAAACTCTGGTTAAATGGATTGATTTAGAAtgaatctattttaaaatgtcgtTTTCAAGGTCCAAATTCCTGAGTGACAAATGGATGGTGCAGAAGGGTTTCCTGAGGGAGGAGGACCTCATGGTGAAAAAACCGTGGTATGTTGAAAGTTGCGTTTTGATCCTGAAGAAACCTTAACGTATTGGCACTCAGGGATGCGCATGATTGTCGTTGTCAGGTGGTGGAACCTCACCGTGCAAAGCTTGAACCTGTCCGCACCGCTCACTGTCTTGCCGAGTGTCAGCTGCCAGAGGACCATCACAATCCTCAAAGAGAAGGGCTTTGACCAAGCACCTGTGGTGGATGAGTCAGGGTGTGTGTCCTGGAGCACAACAAGTATTTTCCATtggaaaatgtgcaattttgtatttgttttgtgtgtgtgtgtgcgcgcgtctaTAGGGTAATCCTGGGCATGGTGACTCTGGGGAACATGCTGGCTTCTATCCTTGCCGGGAAGATCAAGCTGTCAGACCCAGTCAGCAAAGTGCTCTACAAGCAATTCAAACAGGTCTGACAGACATATTGTCTTTGAAAAGTGTCATGACCGTAAGGCAGGCATACTTCTTGTCAAGTCTGTCCAACTATGCTCCAACTTGAATGaagaagcattttattttttaagtagaTGTCAACGTCTCTTTTCTTCCATCCCACTCTCAAAATAGTGTCCCCTTGTCTTATAATTTCAGATACGCCTTTTGGATAACTTGGGAAAGTTGTCCCGAATTCTGGAAATTGATCACTTCGCCCTGGTGGTTCATGAGCAGATCCAATGTAAGTTGTATGAACTTTCTTGCACTTAGTAGTGGTGTGAAAAAATACACCGAcatgcattgttttgttttgtttttgtacaattttaagCCCTTACCCAGGTGTCGCAATGTCTTTGGCAAGCTTTGGTCATTGTTCTCCGAGAATCAAGAATTACAAAATTTCTACGGCATATTTCTTGCCATGATAAAATTGGCTCCTTTTCGGGGCGGGGCACTCTTTCCGGCTTATGTAAGCATGACAAGCAGTAAGCTGGAACGCCTCATGTGCTTGCGGCGGCCGACCGCTTCTTGCTTCTACTAGTGGAAGCAGAGCCCGGCTGGTGGAGAACAGCCGAGCGCCCAAGATAATGACGGTGTTGTTATGCCCTGTGGCAACATCGCCAAACGCAAACAACCCACACCATGTCAACATCTACATTAAACAATCATGTAAGTGTCTTTACTTGATTAGTGTTTGTTATTATAACCTAACACTAATACAAAGCTAGTCCTTTATTAGTAGGCTAATCACCACATCACCAAACAATGAGGAAAAGAAGGAAATGTGATATTGATTCAAATCCTTCACGAGTGACTTacagcagctggtaaagtggtTGCCTCTcgatttgttgtggtttgaATTCCCAGATCCCTTTCCTTGTGCAGGATGCACCCCACTTCCTCCCGATGTTGCATCATGAGCTATCAACTAACTTTTTTCCCTTCCATTGTAACACATTCCTGCATCAAATATCCCTGTGAGAATGTAGTGAGGTGGTTGTATAAATGCCTTTGAGTCAGTGGCAGTTGGAGACCAATTTTAATGGGGAGGCGGGGCTAATGGTTTCATCGGAGGAGCCACGTTGGCAACCCTCGAGAACTATATTCGGACTCTATTCCAGTGAAGAGTAGGGCCTGACCGAAATGTTTATCAGACATAAAAGAACATTCTGAACTTGGGTgggatatttttcatttttgggccTGGCTTGAATGAACCAAAGGGAGGGAGGGGCAAGCACTGCCCTACACCACCCCACCCTAACCTGAACTGCCACTGCTTTTGACTGTCTGGAAAGTAGAAAAGGTCCTTtgtcaatagttgtatttctgCATCAACTTTTTGCTgcaccttaatttttttttttttttttttttgctcttgtgTTCCTTTTGTGTTTCAGACCTGAGTGATGGCTCTCCCAGTTTGAAGCAGATGGTCTTTGGGGTGGTGACCGCTGTGGACCTACTCAACTTTGTCACAGGCCGTGAGCGCCGGGAGCGCTCGTTCTCCGAGTCAACGGACGAACTGTGACTGACGGGCAAAAATGTAGTGCAGTGCTTGCAAGGTTCTCACAGCGTCACAATGTCTACGAATGTCATCAGTTAAGTTTGTCTTGTATACAAAAAAAGCGATGATTGGGATTCATACTTGAGTTTTGAAAATGAAGCAGgccattttaatgtttatggGATTCATACAATTTGAGattgggtcattttttttttgtgtttgaaagAATTGGTTGTTATGAAGTAAATCTGCCTGCTGTGCATAAAGAAAGTTATTCATGTAGAACATGCttgtttaatattattgtaaatgGTGGAGGCTTTTTGATCACGTTTGAGATCAGGGATATCAGAATGAGGACTCTTAGTCTGAAATttgtcagaaatgaagattagccaggCTGACAAATGGTATTTATTTCTTGTTACAGTATGCATGTGTTTACTCctttttgtgtgtctgcaaaaaacaaaaacaaaactagtaTTCTACATGAGGTCTGTCTTCATACTATATGCTGTTGCTACTTTTGGgggtaaaaaagtattttttatttactcatTACATGTAATCATGAATGGTTCAATAAAGACGTTACATTCAGTATCGACTCATTTTATAAGCCAAATTACAACACTCCGTCAGGTCCCTTTTTGAAACTGGGGAAACATTGATGTGTCATATCTGGCATCCTGTAaaatcaagaaaatattttgagattAGAAGTGTagaacacatacagtatatggcaTTTCTTTATTGTGTGTGGGGT
This DNA window, taken from Syngnathoides biaculeatus isolate LvHL_M chromosome 2, ASM1980259v1, whole genome shotgun sequence, encodes the following:
- the cbsa gene encoding cystathionine beta-synthase a isoform X1: MPRPADKKETMPSVPLSNESAVKGPICSHAAMMLQHANGEVKLREASDLPNGVDVALAADDDTERNAVTARKWIRPDLPSRCKWRLGASQVESPHAQVPRTTAPTILPNILYRIGDTPMVRINKIPKAFGLKCEILAKCEFFNAGGSVKDRISLRMVEDAEKAGVLKPGDTIIEPTSGNTGIGLALAAAVKGYRCIIVMPEKMSMEKVDVLRSLGAEIVRTPTSARFDSPESHVGVAWRLKNEIPNSHILDQYRNPSNPLAHYDTTAEEILEQCDGKLDMLVAGAGTGGTVTGIARKLKERCPNIKIIGVDPLGSCLAEPEEINKTDKTQYEVEGIGYDFIPTVLDRSVIDSWYKSDDEESFNMARMLIRDEGLLCGGSSGTAMAAAVNVAKELKEGQRCVVILPDSVRNYMSKFLSDKWMVQKGFLREEDLMVKKPWWWNLTVQSLNLSAPLTVLPSVSCQRTITILKEKGFDQAPVVDESGVILGMVTLGNMLASILAGKIKLSDPVSKVLYKQFKQIRLLDNLGKLSRILEIDHFALVVHEQIQYLSDGSPSLKQMVFGVVTAVDLLNFVTGRERRERSFSESTDEL
- the cbsa gene encoding cystathionine beta-synthase a isoform X2; translation: MPSVPLSNESAVKGPICSHAAMMLQHANGEVKLREASDLPNGVDVALAADDDTERNAVTARKWIRPDLPSRCKWRLGASQVESPHAQVPRTTAPTILPNILYRIGDTPMVRINKIPKAFGLKCEILAKCEFFNAGGSVKDRISLRMVEDAEKAGVLKPGDTIIEPTSGNTGIGLALAAAVKGYRCIIVMPEKMSMEKVDVLRSLGAEIVRTPTSARFDSPESHVGVAWRLKNEIPNSHILDQYRNPSNPLAHYDTTAEEILEQCDGKLDMLVAGAGTGGTVTGIARKLKERCPNIKIIGVDPLGSCLAEPEEINKTDKTQYEVEGIGYDFIPTVLDRSVIDSWYKSDDEESFNMARMLIRDEGLLCGGSSGTAMAAAVNVAKELKEGQRCVVILPDSVRNYMSKFLSDKWMVQKGFLREEDLMVKKPWWWNLTVQSLNLSAPLTVLPSVSCQRTITILKEKGFDQAPVVDESGVILGMVTLGNMLASILAGKIKLSDPVSKVLYKQFKQIRLLDNLGKLSRILEIDHFALVVHEQIQYLSDGSPSLKQMVFGVVTAVDLLNFVTGRERRERSFSESTDEL